In Immundisolibacter sp., the genomic window TGGCTTTCGTGGTGCGGGAGCTGCTTGGCGGCGGGTTGCTGCACCGCGAGGTCTGCACCGTGGCCGGGTCGGACCTCGCCGATTACGCTCAGGCGCCGTACCTGGATGCCGAGGGCCAACTGGCCTGGCGCGATGCACCGGCGACCAGTGGGGACACGAGCATCCTGCGTCCGCTAACCGATCCGTTCAGCCCCGATGGCGGGCTGCGGGTGCTCACCGGCCGGCTCGGCCGGGCCGTCATCAAGACCTCGGCGGTCGCCGCGCAGCACCGCGTGGTGCAGGCCCCGGCGCGGGTGTTCGATACCCAGGAGGCCCTGCAGGCGGCCTTCAAGCGCGGCGAGCTGGAACGGGATTTCGTGGCCGTGGTGCGTTTTCAGGGCCCGCGCGCCAACGGCATGCCCGAGCTGCACAAGCTGACGCCGACGCTGGGCGTGTTGCAGGACCGCGGCTTCAAGGTCGCGCTGGTCACTGACGGGCGCATGTCCGGGGCCTCGGGCAAGGTGCCGGCGGCGATTCATGTGAGCCCGGAATGCCTGGCCGGCGGACCGCTGGCGCGGGTGCGCGATGGCGACCTGCTGCGTGTGGATGCCGAACGCGGCGAGCTGACCACGCTGGTGCCGGACGCCGAATGGGCGGCGCGCGTGCCGACGGTTCCCGATCTCGATGGCGCGCACTGGGGCTGCGGGCGCGAGTTGTTCGGCTTTGCCCGCGCCTTGGCCGTGAACGCCGAACAGGGTGGGGGCTTCATTGCCGCCTGTCCGCCGCCGTCGGTCGGCGCGCCGCTCATGGCGGTGGAGGTGGGGGCATGAGCGTGATCGACATCCTGCGCCTGGGCCCGGTCATGCCGGTGCTGGTCATCGACGAGCTCGACCAGGCCGTGCCGCTGGCGCGGGCGCTGGTGGCCGGCGGCATCCGCGTGCTGGAAGTGACCCTGCGCACGCCGGTGGCGCTGGATGCCGTGCGCGCCATGTGCGCGGCGGTGCCGGAGGCCGTGGTCGGCGTCGGCACGATTACATCGCCGCAGGATCTGGCCGATTCCAAGGCCGCCGGGGCGGTGTTTGGCGTCAGCCCGGGCCTGACCGCCAGCCTGCTGGAGGCGGCCCGCCAAACCGGCCTGCCGCTGCTGCCCGGCACCATGACGCCGTCGGACGTGATGACG contains:
- the eda gene encoding bifunctional 4-hydroxy-2-oxoglutarate aldolase/2-dehydro-3-deoxy-phosphogluconate aldolase → MSVIDILRLGPVMPVLVIDELDQAVPLARALVAGGIRVLEVTLRTPVALDAVRAMCAAVPEAVVGVGTITSPQDLADSKAAGAVFGVSPGLTASLLEAARQTGLPLLPGTMTPSDVMTARAAGLTACKLFPAAVAGGLGMLKALYGPFADMVFCPTGGIDAASAPQYLALPNVACVGGSWLAPKALVQAGDWPAITALAKAASRLR